A single Thermofilaceae archaeon DNA region contains:
- a CDS encoding glycoside hydrolase family 99-like domain-containing protein: MQYRYALLASALLALALTLLVLLRSPSESERPAPLDVKAVAGVRSLTVELNASGRVRIAVRPLDPPSGYPKPPSEGERVVELECGGRCTAIVEVAGGRGYSVTVEAGEGRATITVPYVREFEDLASRLWERGVVVSAAYMPWRMGEVLGSDWRGDQPLLGLYDASDDYAQWRHIDLARGYGVHVFWVDWTMYASTEAGERIFQVTRGLLEKGMVVGIMIGPQVNMRWGSGYPSIDLGDQLNARILLDLVRRALPLMKHPNYYRVEGRPALLVWNEAAFYNRRDAYRALRELVKGELGVEPYLIADALPRIQRGEKLVPGTPGGRWYIDNLLLRGDGADAYVDAYTSWIGFYSVQGQRALSPSELAEYQSLYREHLHSWWSFSKARGKCLIPTVSPGFDRTHDAGFGQPWPIPRDPTRFASMLEAALQVAAECGEVRIDTWNDFFEGSYIEPSVREGFLFLEALASALSRACSSLGE, translated from the coding sequence ATGCAGTACCGCTACGCTCTGCTGGCATCAGCGCTACTCGCGCTGGCATTAACGCTGCTCGTTCTGCTCCGATCCCCCAGTGAGAGCGAGCGGCCGGCGCCTCTAGACGTTAAGGCGGTAGCGGGGGTTAGAAGCCTCACCGTCGAATTGAACGCCAGTGGGAGGGTCAGGATCGCAGTCCGGCCCCTCGATCCTCCGTCGGGCTACCCTAAGCCGCCCAGCGAGGGGGAGAGGGTGGTTGAGCTGGAGTGCGGTGGCCGTTGTACAGCAATCGTGGAGGTGGCGGGAGGTAGGGGTTACAGCGTGACGGTGGAAGCAGGCGAGGGGAGGGCTACGATCACTGTCCCTTACGTGAGGGAGTTTGAGGATCTAGCCTCAAGGCTGTGGGAGAGGGGAGTCGTGGTTAGCGCCGCTTACATGCCTTGGAGGATGGGGGAGGTCTTGGGATCAGACTGGCGCGGTGATCAGCCGCTGCTCGGCCTCTACGATGCATCCGACGATTACGCGCAGTGGCGCCACATCGACTTGGCCAGGGGGTACGGCGTGCACGTGTTCTGGGTCGACTGGACGATGTACGCCAGCACTGAAGCCGGCGAGAGAATCTTCCAGGTCACGAGGGGGCTGCTGGAGAAGGGGATGGTCGTGGGAATCATGATTGGCCCGCAGGTGAACATGCGCTGGGGGAGCGGCTACCCCTCCATCGACCTCGGCGACCAGCTGAACGCAAGGATCCTTCTCGACCTCGTGCGAAGAGCCCTACCGCTGATGAAGCACCCTAACTACTACAGGGTTGAAGGTCGCCCCGCGCTCCTGGTTTGGAACGAGGCCGCCTTCTACAACAGGCGGGACGCCTACAGGGCGCTCAGGGAGCTTGTCAAGGGGGAGCTGGGCGTGGAGCCCTACCTCATCGCGGATGCTCTTCCGAGAATCCAGCGGGGTGAGAAGCTCGTTCCCGGGACGCCGGGGGGTCGTTGGTACATCGACAACCTGCTCCTCCGCGGAGACGGGGCGGACGCGTACGTGGACGCCTACACGTCGTGGATCGGCTTCTACTCCGTGCAGGGACAGCGCGCTCTCTCGCCAAGCGAGCTGGCGGAGTACCAGAGCCTCTACAGGGAGCACCTCCACTCCTGGTGGAGCTTCTCGAAGGCTCGGGGGAAGTGTCTGATCCCCACCGTTAGCCCGGGCTTCGACAGGACTCACGATGCGGGCTTCGGTCAGCCGTGGCCCATCCCGCGCGACCCTACGCGCTTCGCCTCGATGCTCGAGGCTGCCCTGCAGGTCGCGGCTGAATGCGGTGAGGTTCGCATCGACACGTGGAACGACTTCTTCGAAGGGTCGTACATCGAGCCCTCGGTGAGAGAGGGCTTCCTCTTCCTCGAAGCGCTCGCCTCAGCTTTGTCGCGAGCCTGTAGTAGTTTAGGCGAGTGA